DNA sequence from the Salvelinus alpinus chromosome 7, SLU_Salpinus.1, whole genome shotgun sequence genome:
ACCAAAACCACTGCCTTGTCTACTAGCACACATCCAAACCGTCGTTCATTTGGTTGTCATTAAGAAGTGGGACGGAAGATACGTTTGATTGGTTAGTCTGCCAGACTCTTGGCAAATATATTTACAACTATCCCCCCTTGTTCCATCTGTGCACTTGGTCTTCTCTAAAGTCGTGTCAGTTTAAATGTTGCAAGCGACCTACCTATAACATTATTACTGTTCAATGCTGTCAATGTTCTATATTTGTATGCTCAttagaataaaacaaaaatagaagaaaatataaTATGAAAAAATATCAGACATGCACATAAAAAAGAGGCAGTGGTTTTACTTTTTGCTGTGCTGGTTTTTCAGATAGAATATGCATAAATTGCCAGCTACTTCCGGATGCGTGATAGCACGTGATCATTATAAATTTACATCCATCGTTTCGCAGTTTTCTTGATGCGCCAGCGCGTTGTGGAAATCGTAGAGGTAGGTGTCAAGCACCGTTCAAATGTATTTTGTGCACAATGTTTTGCAGATGGTAAACATCCAACTCACGTTAATATCAGATAAAACCCCATACATTTACGCGTGCACCTATGTTTTAACATCCGACTAACAGCTAGCCAGCCTCAAATGAACTAGTCGCCATTTTGAGTTTTGTTCAATGAATCCACAGTTTTGTCCGGTTGTTATTTATTGTTAAATGCACGTTTATTGTTAAGTTACTAATAATGCACTTGGACTGACATGGTCCCACGTGGTAATTCTGTTTTAAACTAACTCGTTTGTAAATCAGCTTACTTGCCAGGTAACTTGAACTAGTATAATTGATGTCCTGGCTGGAGGGAATTGGCAGAGATACGTTTGGTTTGGAAATGTTAACTAGCCATTCATTCCACTTTCGACGCCATTTTGTCCTGCATGTTAAAGCTTAACAAAGATACAATAGCATTGTACATTAGAAAGTTAATCGTAATTAAGTAGTTAACGATAGCTACACAACACATAAACTTTCTAGACACCACGTAGACCCGAATCAAATAttaagctaatgttagctagttaacggcATGTTTCGAAACCGAGGTCAGGAGGGAGGACTAATTGTTTTCCCCAACATGCTTTAGTCCAAGCACGCTCATTTGTTTCACAAACAGTCGATCTGGTGGCTTTAAACTAATTTCTCCTGTTAGGTTAAACCGACGCAAAAATGGCAGAGGCTGACCGACCAGGGAAGCTTTTCATCGGAGGCCTGGACACTGAAACTGACGAAAAGGCCCTTGAAAAGTATTTCAGCAAATATGGCAGAATAGTAGAAggtacatattttttattttggttATGAAGAATACACCTAAAtggattgctgttacattgcaatAGTTATGTCCCAATAAAGACATTACTCTTGCTATAGTATGAGGACAGTTGGATTCTAGAGCACATAACTTATGCATATTGGAACTGCTTGGATCTCAAGTATGAGCATTTAAGTGAATAACATGTTTTTGATAAGCAATGAGCTGGGGAAAAATACACCCAATACCTCAATTTTGAGCATCAGTTCAGATTAATATTTTGTAACCTAGTCTTCTTGTGTCTGCATTAAATATGAATTTTTTCCCTTTCATCAGTTCTGTTGATGAAAGATCGGGAAACAAACAAATCAAGAGGTTTTGCTTTTGTGACCTTTGAGAGTCCTGCAGATGCAAAGGATGCTGCACGTGAAATGAATGGGAAGGTAAAGTTGTGCATTTTTTAATCTACTTAAATGACCCTAGCGTCTAGCTTGTGTACATTCCTAATGTTCGCTTCAATCTCTTTTTAAAAGTCGCTTGATGGTAAGCCAATCAAGGTTGAACAAGCTACGAAACCTACTTTTGGACGCGGCCCACCACCGATGCATCCACGCAGCCGTGGTCCCCCTAGAGGCCTTCGAGGATCTAGAGGAGCACCAAGCGGTATGAGGGGTCCCCCATCCAGAGGTAACTTTGCGGAAGTACTCACAGGAGTTGTTGCATTGGGCATTTATGAATAGTATTATTTAAAAACCACTTACATTGGGATACGTATGTAGGCTATGAAACTGGCGTTTATGTCTTTTgaaattactttttcacataCATTGTTTCGTGAGTGCTGAGTTTGCCATTAATATTTGCATTTCTTGTCTGCCGAAAGACTACTATGATAACGTAGGAATTGTAGAACCCTTTTTCAAAGGGATTTCATCCAGAGGCCCCCCACCACTGAAGAGAGGACCTCCGATTCGTAACGGAGGCCCCCCACCCAAGAGACATGCTTCCTCTCCTATGGGTAGAAGTAAGTGTGAATACCTCTCTTGAACTTATTCCTGTAAGGACTGACTAACCACGTAGTGCCACAGACTTCTGTTCTCCTGATAATTACTGCAGGATCTTGTTTTCTTTAGCTCCCATGTCCAGGGACAGGGACCCCTATGGCCCACCCCCTCCCCGCAGAGAGTCGATGTCCAGAAGGGATGATTACCCATCACCAAGGGATGACTATTACAGCACAAAGGACAGGTGGGTTTGCCCATTCAACAAATATCTTGCTACTCTGTTTGTGGTTGGTTACATGTTCTTAATGTTACTTTTAACATTTGTCACATTGCTTGTTTACACAAGTGGCATGTTTTCCCATTTTGACAGCTATTCTAGCCGGGACTATACGAGTTCCAGGGATACAAGGGACTACGCACCACCACCAAGGGATTATCCCCAATCCAGTTCTCGTGATGACTATGGGTCAATGTCCAGGGGCTACAGGTATGTTTGGCTTGTGACTCTAAAGATTGGTTGAGAGTTCCGTTGACATAAGTAACGTTACACCATTCCTTTCACTAGTGAGCGTGATGGTTATGGTGGAGGCCGGGAACCCAAAAGCTATATGGAGCGCCCTAGTGCAGCTGCCTATCGAGAGCCCTACGGTGGTTACGGTAAGATTGACCACTTAAGTATAATGGACAAAAGTTGCTCTAGTCTCCCACAACCTGCTCAATGTCCCCCTGGGAGCTGGAGACCTTACATGCACCACAAGAGGCGAGGGAAACATCCAAAAAGCCTCTTAACCATTCAATGTTCATTCTACAGTGTCACAAAATACTCCCTCAAGGAGTCATGCTCAAATCTGTTTTTGTAGGGTGAAACGACCCTCACAAAACCATCAAGACCTCACTGAAAAACTGTGACCAATGTGAGATTCTAACAACTGGAATTCTAAAAGGAAAAAGCAGCTCCTCAACAAAACCATGGCATGCTCAAAGGGCTTTCATTGCCTAATTTATGATCCCCAAAGCTTGGATAAATAATCGCTGAAAGCACCTAAATGTTAAGTTTTGATCAGATCCCTAGCATATTGGAGATTTAAACATATAGTTGCAATTGATAGTCTTTAAGAAATACTCACAGAAAACATTGGCTCATAATTCAGCAAAGTGTGTGAAGTGAAACTTGCCAATTACCTGACCCATTGACCCTGCAGGTAACTCACGCAGCGCCCCACCCTCAAGAGCCCCCCAACCATCCTACAATGGCAGTGGCGGAAGCAGTCGCTATGACGACTATGGCAGCAGTTCCCGGGATGGCTATGGCGGTCGTGAAAGTTACCCCAGCAGTCGAAGTGACCCATACCCCCCTAGCCGTGGTGAGCGAATGGGCAGGCAGGAGCGGGGGCCAGCGCCCCCAATCGAGAGAGGCTACCCTCCTCGTGACGCGTACAGTGGCTCAAGTCGTGGAGCACCCCGTGGTGGCCGCGGAGGCACCAGAGTCGATAGAGGAATTGCCCGGAGCAGATACTGAGATGGACTTGGACATGACATCAAAGCGACCGCTACGTAATGCGTGTTCATTCACTACTTATATAAGTGGGTGGAAAGTTGGAGAGGGCAAAAAAACTAGGATGTGAAATTCCATGGACAAGCATAGGTTTTGAGATGTTTATCTTCAGGctgtcaatttatttttgttttaagtgTTAAAATTACTTTTATTTCCCCAGCCCATGTGATATCATTGCCAAGTGATGCGTGTTTAGTTTTTGTACATTTAGTGCTGTTAAGTCCTGCTATGCCCTTGGATATGGCTTTCGTATACTAATAAAGTTTTTAACCAAAGTTCTTTACCAACACTAATGGATGTTCTGAAAGTGACAAACTATTACATAAATGTACACCGATTGCCCAGCGCACATCAACAAGTAGAGATCATTTGAAATGCAGAACTTTCAACTGTGACGCTTGTAGATGACACTTAGCAGTCCTGTACTTTGCATTGTCCAACCGGTTGTCGGAGGACAACGCATGTCAATCAGTGTAGTTTTCCCTCTGGAAATGGAGTCATCGCCATAAAGCCAAACAATGCTGGCTTGCAACGACCTTACCAAAGACCAACAACCAAACGCCAGAGTCTTTTCAACCCGACTGATAGTGTCAACAGCTGGTAAGCAAAGCAAAACTTTTTGTTTCTCGTCTGTTAAGTTTCTCATTACCGTGAATTGCAGTCAGCTCAAAAGGTATAGTGTGCAAGAGACTGGATGCCCCAGGGAATGAAACGAATCAATGTAGTTCAATTGAAGTAGCTTTTTTTTGTTGTCTTTTGTCTACTAAATTTTAATTGCAGCAATTTTAAGAAATTGTATTTTGCTTGATAAACAATGAATTAGCCACTAAACCTACGTTACGGGTCAACATCTTACTTGTCAACAATGCGCAGAATCACAAAAGGAGATCACCTTTGCTGGGCACTTGTTTTTCTCAACTCATCCCAAAAAATGTttggcaatttttttttttactgagggGCAATGTTCATAATAAGGATTCTTTTTTTGTGTACAGTggatttcattttatttttctgTGCCATAGTCAAAGATCAAGCTTGTCTCAAGCATGCCAATTCTCAAATGGAGACCACTCGGAAGAGCAGCCATGTCCTAACAACCAAGCTGGAAAGTGAATGGGAGCGAGAATCAAATCGGACCATTGCGTTATTTGAAGGGGATACTGGAGGATTGGGTTATCAATTTTATGTAATCCAAAAGAAATGGCGGGATTTTAATTTATATTTTCTTGTTTCAGGATGAGCAATCTTCTGGAACTATTGCTGATTAAAGCCGTCCTGTTGGATCCAAGTGGATGTTGGACCACTGCACAGAGAACCGAACGTGTATGACCACCACCAATTCAGTAATCAATAGTTTAATCACTCTTAATAGCTACATGTAACATTTTCAGACTTAATAGACTGTATTTGTTTCCCTGTTCCAGGTACCTGTGCTGATCATGTGATGGAACCAAGAGTGGTGGGCATGTCCATGGACAGAACTCTGGCTGAGAAATTAGCCTTGAAATCTTGATGTCTATTTTTGccaataaaacatgttttacttGGAATTGTTTGGTGTAGTTTAGATTTGTTTGTCATTTGTAGACAGTCCTGAACAGCGATGGTTAGCCACTAAGTGGTTGATTTTATATGGTGCCCAAAAGCAAAATAACTTGATTCCTGGAGTTTTGGGAGTCCATGAAGATGTTTGACTAGAATGTAATGCAGATTTCATTCTTTTTGCTGAGGCACTATTGTGGTCGCCACTTTCTACAGCATTCTGTTGAATATGGGATGTGTCCCTTCAGATAACATGATTTCTCTGTTTCCTGGTGTTATTTCAGTGGAATTGGAGGCAGAAAACATTCAACCATAGCTCAGAATTCACCTACAGTGTCTCAGGTGTGGAAGGGCGAAAACTTATTGCATAGGATGGAAACCACCTTCATCAATATGTATTGCTACAGTGCTTGTTATTAACCTGTAGGGGAACCCAGTACTAACGGCGTTTTTACAAGCAGAAGTGTGACACGGATGTGGGTAACATTTTGATACGGAGTTGTATAATTTGGCGCCTTCGGTGGGGATGCATAATAAGGAGGGTTAATTGGAACCATGAACCCAGAGGAGCAGACAGTAACGTGGCTGATATCATTAGGGGTGCTTAATTCACCCAAGAAGAACATAGCTGACCCAGAAGAATTTCTGAAAACATCTCTGAAAGATGGGGTCGTCTTGTGCAAACTCATGGAGCGGCTCGTGCCCAGCACTCTTCCAAAGGTAAGCAGAACATTGTTACTGCACTGTTATCCGTGCAACATTCTAACGGTGATAACGGAGAAAAGTAATATTTACTAAGTCAACAACTTGAACCGTGAGAAGAAAAAAACACTGGCTATGCCAGTGGAGGGATTGTTTGAATCGCAAGGGAGGGGTTGTTTGAATAAATTACCAATCCCCGTTGGTGTAATGTAACTTCAATAGTCCAATTAAACCAGCGTGGAATACATTAATATGCAACGTTACGATGAGAAATGTATCAATAATGTAAAAGAGTGCTGAACTCCTATGGGTTTGCATGCATTGCTGACTTCCTGTCAAGTGAAAAGTGTTTCCGCATTCTGAAAATGACAAAACATGTTCCAAAACGCATATAATTATGTAACCAAAGATGCTTATATTCAGGTTAATGCACATTATACTATGCAAAACCTGTGCATTTTAGcaggtatatatttttttacacttcGGGTACCAGACAGGAATAATATTTTGTACAGATCAGCTGAATCACAGATGTAGAACAAGGAACATAGCCTACTTGGTTAATGTAACAGGCTACATTAGGCGGAAGCCATTTTTCTAATTTAATTGTAGGCTATCCAATTCAAAACTGATGATTGTCACTGACTAGGGGGGAAAAAATTGCACTGCATTTTCGATTATGCTGAGCCGAGGGTGCACCGGTCTATGGCCCGTGACGTGAACAGGGAAAAACGGTGGAGGAGGAACGCCTATCTCAAATCGAACTgcaatcaaaccaaatcaaatcaatctgCGCCGCTCGGTCATACTGTCAATAAGGCAGCGTGGTGAATGGTCCAGAAACATAACATAACAGCAATCACTTTTAGATGCGAaaagaatcctactcattacacCACGTGCTTAATTAGGTCACTTTTGTTTAGTGCCGACTTCGCCGTGGGATTTGACCGGTGCACATGGCTCAAGCCCGGGACGCAGCCCGGTTCCAAAACAAATGCAATCAATTTTCACATAGTGAAAGAACACACCTGCCCGGGCCAGATTGGTAATGTACTTTTATAATCTCCcggcacagacagaagaggactggccacccctcagagcctggttcctctctcaaatcaaattttattggtcacgtacacgtgtttcgcagatgttattgcggggtgtagtgaaatgcttgtgtttctagacCCAACAGTGCTGTAATGTACCAATTTcaccacaatacacacaaatctaatggaatggaattaagaatatatacatatttggacgagcaatgtcagtgtTGCATAGACTAagacaatagaatagaatacagtatatacatatgagatgagtaatgcaaaatatgtaaacattattaaagtgactcgtgttccattattgaagtggccagtgatttcaagtctatgtatatagtgcagcagcctctaatgtgctaatggtggctatttaacagtcagatggccttgagatagaagctgtttttcagtgttttggtcccagctttgatgcacctgtactgtccttgatgatttttttggccttcctgtgacatcgggtgctgtatgtgtcctggagggcaggtagtttgcccccggcgatgcgttgggcagaccgcaacACCCTCTAGAGAgctctgcggttgtgggcggtgcagttgtcgtaccaggcggtgatacaacccgacaggatgctctcaattgtgcatctgtaaaagttttaggtgctaagccaaatttcttcagcctcctgaggttgaagaggcactgttgctgtgtgggtggaccatttcagtttgtcagtggtgtgtacgccaaggaacttgaagctttccacttctccactgtggtcctgtcgatatggataggggggtgctccctctgctgttttctgaagtccacaatcagctcctttgttttgttgacattgggtgagaggttattttcctggcaccacactcacagggccctcacctcctccctgtaggctgtctcgtcattgttggtaatcagacccgttgtgttgtctgcaaacttgatgattgagttggaggcgtgcatggccacgcagtcatgggtgaacagggagtacaggagtgggctgagcacacacccttgtgtggtcccagtgttgaggatcagtgaagtggatgtgttgtttcctaccttcaccacctgggggcggcctgtcaggaagtccaggacccagttgcacagggcggagttCAGACTCAGGGCttctatgtttcttcctaggttcatgcctttcaagggagttttttctagccaccgtgctcctacatctgcattgcttgctgattggggttttaggctgggtttctgtatagcactttgttgatgtaaaaaaagggctttatacatacatttgatttgattgatggtTTCCACtatttaccacagccacaaagtcaaaattgtctatattgtttaaaaaaaaacataaatatgtTTTTTGGTATTTATTTAATGTCAGGGTTAGGCACAGGGTTAtctgtgtggttaaggttaggtttaaaatcacattttaagaaaatCAATTGTAGAAATCGGCGGGGTTTATGACTGTGTCTGTGGCAACTAGGGACGGCTCAAATTGATCGAATCCCCTCGTTTGAAGAATAATCGAGGGCAATAGGCGAAGCGACAGGTATAGTGGGcgcaaaatctgtcttctccagcaggtgttTTTTTCCTTCGCTCATCAAGTGAGGagttttttgtatggaggtcaatgagtgtcgaagttggtcaataaaaaaaatgaatggcttatttgctacgtgcggcttatttgatcgaatagaagtttcgaAGAAAAGGTTGTTACGAGTGTATATCCCGGCAActgagaaaaaaacactttatattggattgtgcctgttgttcacgcgcgtatctgccctctcattggctagaatggtcccacttgAACTTGCACCTTCCCACTGCCTTCCATTTTTTAAGAAACGTATTTTCATCGTTAGAGCGACCACCTCAGTATTTGCTCAATATAATGGCTAATCTGTGGATATTTTTGAAATGCAGCGAGAGGTCATCGTCACTTCCTCCTCAAAGGCTTGCTTCCTGGTGCAACCACCCCCTTGAGCGAGTGGTGGGTATATTTgctgcattcaagacaactgggaactcggaggGGGGAATAGTTCAATCGTGACGTCAGAGATATTTAGGTCGAAAAGTCAGAACTCTAGGAAGATGCCTGAATTTCCGTCTTAGAATTCCGACTTTTGTAAATGTTTAACTGTTATTTTTCTATTGTTTATTTCccgtttgtttattatctatttcacttgctttggcaatgtaaacatatgtttcccatgccaatgaagCCCCTGACATTGAAATTGAAGTTGACCGTTCTAAACAATTTTATCCCCATCAGAGCTCGTTTTTTTCGAGTTCTCAGTTGTATAACGCACGGAAGTTCGATTTaaagatttccgagttcccagctgTCTTGAAACCGACACGATATTCCTGAAAGAGAGACGTAGGAAGAGTCCACCGTTACTTTGTTAAACTGTAAAATATCAATATTCGAAAGGATACAGTGGATTGTGACTGTTTATTTTCCCCACCTTGAGTTGTCATTTGCGTCAACGCCTATAATAGTAAACCAAAAAAATAAACCGTTTATCTCCAAAATAGGCtatgtttttatatatttattttatgtcTGTTTTAGTACTGTCAGGAACCGAGGAACGAAGCTGACTGCATCGCCAATATCAAGGAGTTTTTGAGAGGATGCACATCCTTGAAAGTAGAGGTAAGTCATTTCAAACAGCTTGGTTGGTGGTTGTTTCATCTCTTCTATATTGACATGTTTTGTGATaatgtgtttgttgttgttggacatTTTGATTTGAGTTCCTTGCTGAATTCTTGTTTCTAGCTTTAGTCAACATTTTCATACAAACAATAATACATTGCCTTAAGGGTTTGCTTGTTTAAGGACTGGTCTCCACGATTTACATATCTGTCAGCTGAGCAATTCGAAGCGGTGATTATTGCCACAATTATGCAGTATTATTTTCTAGAGTCAACTCAGGTTTCAGTCAACAAAAGCTTAACTTTCCTACAATTGTTTAGCTGTTACTTCAGCATAGATTTGTTTTCCTCTGCATGCAGTATTTTTGTGACATGTCTCTTGATTGCCATGTGGAGTGGGTTGCCCTCTTAAGCAAGCATGCTGTCAGTCACTCccacagaacacacagacagatgggTTTGTTGATGGGTCTCAACTAAGACTGCTCGTCTTAAATAATGCCGCGTCCaagtgctagtcggaactagtaAACTCGAAAATGTACGACTGGTTGAACGTGGCACATGTTAACTACAAACCGTTAGCAAGACGGACATTTctgagtttcctagttctgactaGCACTTAAACACGGCATACGGCTCCACTGTCTATTACTGCTTGAGCAGTGTGCATTGAGCAGTATGCATCATATTGCTTGGTTAAACAGCAATAGAAAATCTAGCAGCACTCCCTACCTTTTCTACAAGTGAAAATGATCCCCCTCTTCAGCCATGTGACATtgatatttacagtgcattcggaaagtattcagacaccttgacttatccacattttgttacgttatagcctctaaaatagattttatttaaaaatcaatctacacacaataccccataatgacaaagcaaatacaggtTTTTAATTTTCTTAATctaatttataacattttttaaaaacagaaataccttatttacagttgaagtcagaaggttacatacaccttagccaaataaatttaaactcagtttcacaattcctgacttttaatcctagcaaaaatgccctgtcttaggtcagttaggatcaccattttattttaagaatgtgaaatgtcagaataatagttgagaaaattatttatttcatcacattgccagtgggtcagaagcttacatatgctcaattagtatttggtagcattgcctttaaattgtttaacttgggtcaaatgtttcgggtagccttccacaagcttcgcacaatgttgggtgaattttggactattcttcctgacagacctggtgtaactgagtcaggtttgtaggcctccttgctcgcacatgctttttcagttctgcccacaaattctctataggattgaggtcagggctttgatgaccactccaatatcttgactttgttttccttaagccattttgccacaactttggaagtatgctttgagtcattgtccatttggaagacccatttgcgaccaagctttaacttcctgactgatgtcttgagatgttgcttcaatatatccacataattttcctccctcatgatgccatctattttgtgaagtgcaccagtccctcctgcagcaaagcactcccacaacatgacgctgactcccccgtgcttcacggttgggatggtgttcttattcggcttgcaagcctccccctttttcctccaaacataacgatggtcattatgaccaaacaattctatttttgtttcatcagaccagaggacatttctccaaaaagtacgatctttgtcctcatgtgcagttgcaaaccatagtctggctttttatatggcggttttggagcagtggcttcctccttgctgagcggcctttcaggttatgtcgatataggactcgttttactgtggatatagatacttttgtacctgtttcctccagcatctttgctgctgttctgggattaatttgcacttttcgcactaaatacattcatctctaggagacagaacgtgtctctttcctgagcggtatgatggctgcgtggtcccatggtgtttatacttgcgtattattgtttgtacagatgaatgtggtaccttctggcgtttggaaattgctcccaaggatgaaccagatttgtggaggtctaccattttttttctgaggtcttggctgatttcttttgatttccccatgatgtcaagcaaagaggcactgcgtttgaaggtaggccttgaaatacatccacaggtacacctccaattgactcaaatgatgtcaattagcctatcagaagcttctaaagccatgacatcattttctggaattttccaag
Encoded proteins:
- the LOC139581307 gene encoding RNA-binding motif protein, X chromosome-like isoform X2 produces the protein MAEADRPGKLFIGGLDTETDEKALEKYFSKYGRIVEVLLMKDRETNKSRGFAFVTFESPADAKDAAREMNGKSLDGKPIKVEQATKPTFGRGPPPMHPRSRGPPRGLRGSRGAPSGMRGPPSREPFFKGISSRGPPPLKRGPPIRNGGPPPKRHASSPMGRTPMSRDRDPYGPPPPRRESMSRRDDYPSPRDDYYSTKDSYSSRDYTSSRDTRDYAPPPRDYPQSSSRDDYGSMSRGYSERDGYGGGREPKSYMERPSAAAYREPYGGYGNSRSAPPSRAPQPSYNGSGGSSRYDDYGSSSRDGYGGRESYPSSRSDPYPPSRGERMGRQERGPAPPIERGYPPRDAYSGSSRGAPRGGRGGTRVDRGIARSRY
- the LOC139581307 gene encoding RNA-binding motif protein, X chromosome-like isoform X1, producing the protein MAEADRPGKLFIGGLDTETDEKALEKYFSKYGRIVEVLLMKDRETNKSRGFAFVTFESPADAKDAAREMNGKSLDGKPIKVEQATKPTFGRGPPPMHPRSRGPPRGLRGSRGAPSGMRGPPSRDYYDNVGIVEPFFKGISSRGPPPLKRGPPIRNGGPPPKRHASSPMGRTPMSRDRDPYGPPPPRRESMSRRDDYPSPRDDYYSTKDSYSSRDYTSSRDTRDYAPPPRDYPQSSSRDDYGSMSRGYSERDGYGGGREPKSYMERPSAAAYREPYGGYGNSRSAPPSRAPQPSYNGSGGSSRYDDYGSSSRDGYGGRESYPSSRSDPYPPSRGERMGRQERGPAPPIERGYPPRDAYSGSSRGAPRGGRGGTRVDRGIARSRY